One Purpureocillium takamizusanense chromosome 1, complete sequence genomic window carries:
- a CDS encoding uncharacterized protein (COG:S~EggNog:ENOG503NY1G), which produces MPELTIHSSAPLANNPNNVSIPRLGFGVYQLYSQSCTDAVLAALAAGYRHVDSAQLYRNESETGAAVQQAIAAGQLRREDVFLTNKIRNPVPGGPEKTYQSALDSVHKLGGDGGYVDLFLVHIPGTKREAREEMWQALEKLYAEGKAKAIGVSNFRPQHIEEMKEYAQVWPPQVNQLELHPWCQQRELTQYCRDNGILLQAYSPLSCGEHLADETLSSVAAKHGKSPAQVLIRYGLQKDWIPLPKSGKPDRIKQNSDVFDFALDDDDMTTLDGLDKGGKGALFPANVK; this is translated from the exons ATGCCTGAGCTCACTATCCActcatcggcgccgctcgccaaCAACCCCAACAACGTCTCCATCCCCCGCCTTGGCTTCGGTGTCTACCAGCTCTACTCCCAGTCCTGCACGGATGCCGTCCTCGCAGCCCTCGCAGCCGGCTACCGCCACGTCGACTCGGCCCAGCTCTACCGCAATGAGTCCGagaccggcgccgccgttcaGCAGGCCATTGCTGCtggccagctccgccgcgaAGATGTCTTCCTGACGAACAAGATCCGTAACCCCGTGCCCGGCGGTCCCGAAAAAACGTACCAAAGTGCCCTCGACAGCGTCCACAAGCttggcggggacggcggctacgtcgacctcttcctcgtccacATCCCCGGCACCAAGCGAGAGGCTCGCGAGGAGATGTGGCAGGCCCTGGAGAAGCTCTAtgccgagggcaaggccaaggcaaTCGGCGTGAGCAACTTCCGTCCACAGCACATTGAGGAGATGAAAGAGTACGCCCAGGTCTGGCCACCCCAGGTCAATCAGCTCGAG CTCCACCCCTGGTGCCAACAGCGCGAGCTCACGCAATACTGCCGCGACAATGGTATCCTCCTGCAGGCCTACAGCCCCCTTTCGTGCGGtgagcacctcgccgacgagactCTCAGTAGCGTTGCGGCCAAGCACGGCAAATCGCCTGCCCAGGTGCTCATCCGGTATGGGCTGCAGAAGGACTGGATTCCGCTGCCCAAGAGTGGCAAACCCGACAGGATTAAACAAAACAGCGACGTCTTCGACTTTGCtctcgacgatgatgacatGACGACACTGGACGGATTggacaagggcggcaagggtgCATTGTTCCCTGCCAATGTGAAATGA
- a CDS encoding uncharacterized protein (EggNog:ENOG503P374), with amino-acid sequence MSVLRPLRGGCQCGRNRYIIAVPQDGVGEAQVLFNTEPVHQIPLATPLAAYIRVPLSWYHSTTFAFFPDETHSMIRRAYTHPSQEYSKRHFCGFCGTPLSYWSENPRSEADYIQLTLGSLLREDLADLEDMGLIPDDTNEEEGEGNDDRQRQQRDTPTKSMALRESLGVPWFDGMVEGTRLGNLRRSQGVHRSEDGSVRVEWEIVEFSDGPGGDDVDMSTGSRSPSKRKLGDREA; translated from the exons ATGAGCGTGCTCCGTCCGTTGCGAGGCGGGTGTCAATGCGGCCGCAACCGCTACATCATCGCAGTGCCGcaggatggcgtcggcgaggctcAGGTGCTCTTCAACACAGAGCCCGTCCACC AGATTCCCCTTGCGACGCCGCTCGCGGCCTACATCCGCGTGCCGCTCTCGTGGTACCACAGCACGACGTTTGCTTTCTTCCCGGACGAGACGCATAGCATGATCCGGCGGGCTTACACGCACCCGAGCCAAGAGTACTCGAAACGGCACTTCTGCGGCTTCTGCGGCACTCCGCTTTCGTACTGGTCCGAAAACCCGCGAAGCGAGGCCGACTATATCCAATTGACGCTGGGGAGTCTGCTTCGGGAGGACCTGGCCGATCTTGAGGACATGGGCCTGATCCCCGACGACAcgaacgaggaggagggcgagggtaACGACGACCgacaacggcagcagcgggacACGCCGACCAAGAGTATGGCGCTGCGCGAGTCGCTGGGCGTGCCGTGGTTCGACGGCATGGTCGAGGGCACGCGGCTGGGCAACCTGCGACGCAGTCAGGGCGTGCACCGCTCCGAGGACGGTAGCGTCCGTGTCGAGTGGGAGATTGTCGAGTTTAGTGACGGCCCGGGTGGTGACGATGTGGACATGAGCACGGGCTCGCGATCGCCGAGCAAGCGAAAGCTAGGAGACCGCGAGGCGTAG
- a CDS encoding Beta-glucosidase (SECRETED:SignalP(1-20~SECRETED:cutsite=IEG-AI~SECRETED:prob=0.4527)~CAZy:GH1~EggNog:ENOG503NYFB~COG:G), which yields MALRSGFLWGFATAAYQIEGAIDKDGRGPSVWDEFCKRPGKIADGSSGEVACDSYNRTAEDVALLKSLGAKAYRFSLSWTRIIPLGGRGDPVNQAGLDHYVRFVDDLLAAGIVPFVTLSHWDVPESLDRRYGGLLNRSEFPLDFEHFARVVFKAMPKVQHWATFNEPWCSSVLGYNVGQFAPGRTSDRSKNPEGDGTTEPWLAAHTLLVAHGRAVKAFRDDFKPVNGGQIGIVLNGDAVFPWDAADPADVNAAQRKLEFTIGWFADPIYHGDYPVSMRKQLGKRLPTFTAEELALVRGSNDYYGMNHYTANYIKNRPGEPSPEDVAGHLDILFHNKNGDCIGPETQSPWLRPCAPGFRDLLGWISRRYGHPIIYVTENGTSLKGENDLPREAILADDFRVRYYDDYVRAMATAAALDGVDVRGYFAWSLMDNFEWHEGYETRFGVCYVDYDNGQTRYPKKSASSLKPLFESLIKQQEQR from the exons atGGCCCTTCGGAGCGGCTTCCTCTGGGGCTTCGCTACGGCGGC GTACCAGATCGAGGGTGCCATTGACaaggacggccgcggccccagCGTCTGGGACGAGTTCTGCAAGCGACCCGGCAAGATcgccgacggctcctcgGGCGAGGTGGCCTGCGACTCGTACAACCgcaccgccgaggacgttgcCCTGCTCAAGTCTCTCGGGGCCAAGGCCTACcgcttctccctctcttgGACGCGCATCATCCCgcttggcggccgcggcgacccCGTCAACCAGGCTGGCCTGGACCACTACGTGCGCTTCGTTGACGACCTGCTTGCCGCGGGCATCGTCCCCTTCGTCACCCTGTCACACTGGGACGTGCCGGAATCCCTCGACCGGCGGTACGGCGGCCTGCTGAACCGGAGCGAGTTCCCCCTCGATTTTGAGCACTTTGCGCGCGTCGTCTTCAAGGCCATGCCCAAGGTCCAGCACTGGGCCACCTTCAACGAGCCGTGGTGCTCCTCGGTGCTGGGCTACAACGTCGGCCAGTTCGCCCCTGGACGCACGTCCGACCGCAGCAAGAACCCAGAAGGGGACGGCACGACGGAGCCCTGGCTCGCGGCGCACACGCTACTCGTGGCGCACGGgcgcgccgtcaaggccttccgcgacgacttcaagcccgtcaacggcggccagatcggcatcgtcctcaacggcgacgccgtgttCCCAtgggacgccgccgacccggctgacgtcaacgccgcccagcgcaagCTCGAATTCACCATCGGCTGGTTCGCCGACCCCATCTACCACGGCGACTACCCGGTTTCGATGCGCAAGCAGCTGGGCAAGCGGCTGCCGACCTTTACGGCCGAAGAGTTGGCCCTTGTGCGGGGGTCAAACGACTACTACGGCATGAACCATTACACGGCCAACTACATCAAGAATAGGCCCGGTGAGCCAAGCCCCGAGGACGTGGCGGGCCACCTGGATATCCTGTTCCACAACAAGAACGGCGACTGCATCGGCCCGGAGACGCAGTCGCCGTGGCTGCGGCCGTGCGCGCCTGGCTTCCGCGACCTGCTCGGCTGGATCAGCCGCCGGTACGGCCACCCGATCATCTACGTAACGGAGAACGGCACGAGCCTCAAGGGAGAAAACGACCTGCCGCGCGAGGCCATCTTGGCCGACGACTTCCGCGTGCGCTACTACGACGACTACGtgcgcgccatggcgacggccgcggccctcgacggcgtcgacgtgagGGGCTACTTTGCCTGGTCGCTCATGGACAACTTTGAGTGGCACGAGGGTTACGAGACTCGCTTCGGCGTGTGCTACGTCGACTACGACAACGGCCAGACGCGGTATCCCAAGAAGAGTGCCAGCTCACTGAAGCCGTTGTTTGAGAGCCTGATTAAGCAGCAAGAGCAGAGATAG